In the Festucalex cinctus isolate MCC-2025b chromosome 10, RoL_Fcin_1.0, whole genome shotgun sequence genome, one interval contains:
- the eef1db gene encoding eukaryotic translation elongation factor 1 delta b (guanine nucleotide exchange protein) isoform X1 — MATKTPQCCVADMSDPNKPSGLNQADASSAKQCRSSQHNGGTSSSSPESGSSNGETKRSGKRRRSKKCSSRPDDHAEVNASKTRDKPDDDDDSGDDAERQAGLMAECANVWFQRSVYERAESLYQRWLANSTKVELNGSTSRDDPSSTTTTTKPPEKKSLKRAQVKESSQLSIIDEAPTPVVVAAARPPLNGLSPVLAQMFRDVWLEKPRYDRAEAAFYQNMHGNNSSKKQTPPPRFLQEEVEGKRAAPQGKAEVFHALHPIQEEEEPSETLAKRHLAVCCYFLHPDSERAWLDKWRYDAAEVRFHAAEAAVPKEGGAKTDASAIGFTGPLRENNMSAVNFLRQEKIWFDKSRYDEAERRFFERVHCASRATPTVCDAGANAILQDIARARENIQKSLAGSTCSSSSAADQELISRIKSLEQENKTLHRVVEDLRASLSKLESRVSVLEKSPAAGTAAASPSVPYTNGTCIQQTGVLAKQDDDDDDDIDLFGSDDDEEAEKLKEQRLKEYAERKAKKPSIVAKSSILLDVKPWDDETDMSKLEECVRSVRADGLLWGVSKLVPVGYGIKKLQIACVVEDDKVGTDMLEEEITKFEDYVQSVDVAAFNKI, encoded by the exons ATGGCAACGAAGACCCCGCAGTGTTGCGTAGCCGATATGTCGGATCCTAATAAGCCTTCCGGCCTTAACCAGGCGGACGCTTCTTCCGCCAAGCAGTGCCGAAGCAGCCAGCACAACGGCGGAACGTCGTCGTCCTCTCCGGAAAGCGGAAGCTCCAACGGAGAGACGAAGCGAAGTGGCAAAAGGCGTCGCAGCAAGAAATGCTCGTCGAGACCCGACGATCACGCGGAAGTGAATGCGAGCAAAACGCGAGATAAacccgacgacgacgacgacagcgGCGACGACGCCGAGCGCCAAGCCGGCCTGATGGCGGAATGCGCCAACGTGTGGTTTCAGCGCAGCGTTTACGAGCGAGCCGAGAGTCTCTACCAGCGCTGGCTGGCCAACTCCACCAAAGTCGAGTTGAACGGGTCGACGTCGCGAGACGACCCGTcgtcgacgacgacgacgacgaaacCGCCCGAGAAGAAAAGTTTGAAGCGAGCTCAGGTGAAAGAATCCTCGCAGTTGAGCATCATCGACGAAGCGCCGACTCCCGTCGTCGTCGCCGCCGCTCGCCCGCCGCTCAACGGTCTGTCGCCCGTTTTGGCGCAAATGTTTCGAGACGTGTGGCTGGAGAAGCCGCGGTACGACCGCGCCGAAGCGGCCTTCTACCAAAACATGCACGGCAACAACTCGTCCAAAAAGCAAACGCCGCCGCCAAGATTCCTCCAAGAGGAAGTGGAGGGCAAACGAGCGGCGCCGCAGGGCAAAGCCGAAGTTTTCCACGCGCTGCACCCGatccaggaggaggaggagccaagCGAGACGCTCGCCAAGCGCCATCTCGCCGTTTGCTGCTACTTCCTTCACCCCGACAGCGAGCGCGCGTGGTTGGACAAGTGGAGGTACGACGCGGCCGAGGTCCGTTTCCACGCAGCCGAGGCGGCGGTGCCAAAGGAAGGCGGGGCCAAAACGGACGCCTCGGCGATTGGCTTCACTGGCCCGTTAAGGGAAAA CAACATGAGCGCCGTCAACTTCCTGCGCCAGGAGAAGATCTGGTTCGACAAAAGTCGCTACGATGAGGCGGAGCGACGCTTCTTCGAGCGCGTCCACTGCGCCTCGCGAGCCACGCCCACCGTCTGC GACGCGGGAGCGAACGCCATCCTTCAAGACATCGCTCGTGCCCGGGAGAACATTCAGAAGTCGCTTGCGGGA AGcacctgcagcagcagcagcgcagCTGATCAGGAACTCATCTCTCGGATCAAAAGCCTGGAGCAGGAGAACAAAACCTTACATAGAG TGGTGGAAGACTTGAGGGCGTCGCTTTCCAAGCTGGAAAGTCGAGTAAGCGTCTTGGAGAAAAGCCCGGCAGCCGGCACCGCGGCTGCCTCGCCTTCAGTCCCCTACACAAAC GGAACTTGCATCCAGCAGACGGGCGTCCTCGCCAAAcaggatgacgacgacgacgacgatatcgaCTTGTTTGGCAGCGACGATGACGAAGAGGCGGAGAAACTCAAAGAGCAGAGGTTGAAAGAGTACGCCGAGCGAAAGGCCAAGAAACCGAGCATCGTCGCCAAGTCGTCCATCTTACTGGACGTCAAACCG tgggacGACGAGACGGACATGTCCAAGCTGGAGGAGTGCGTGCGCTCGGTGCGAGCCGACGGCCTGTTGTGGGGCGTGTCCAAACTGGTTCCCGTAGGTTACGGCATCAAGAAGCTCCAGATCGCGTGCGTGGTGGAAGACGACAAGGTCGGAACGGACATGCTGGAAGAAGAGATCACCAAGTTCGAAGACTAC GTTCAGAGTGTCGACGTTGCCGCTTTcaacaagatttaa
- the eef1db gene encoding eukaryotic translation elongation factor 1 delta b (guanine nucleotide exchange protein) isoform X2, with protein sequence MATKTPQCCVADMSDPNKPSGLNQADASSAKQCRSSQHNGGTSSSSPESGSSNGETKRSGKRRRSKKCSSRPDDHAEVNASKTRDKPDDDDDSGDDAERQAGLMAECANVWFQRSVYERAESLYQRWLANSTKVELNGSTSRDDPSSTTTTTKPPEKKSLKRAQVKESSQLSIIDEAPTPVVVAAARPPLNGLSPVLAQMFRDVWLEKPRYDRAEAAFYQNMHGNNSSKKQTPPPRFLQEEVEGKRAAPQGKAEVFHALHPIQEEEEPSETLAKRHLAVCCYFLHPDSERAWLDKWRYDAAEVRFHAAEAAVPKEGGAKTDASAIGFTGPLRENNMSAVNFLRQEKIWFDKSRYDEAERRFFERVHCASRATPTVCSTCSSSSAADQELISRIKSLEQENKTLHRVVEDLRASLSKLESRVSVLEKSPAAGTAAASPSVPYTNGTCIQQTGVLAKQDDDDDDDIDLFGSDDDEEAEKLKEQRLKEYAERKAKKPSIVAKSSILLDVKPWDDETDMSKLEECVRSVRADGLLWGVSKLVPVGYGIKKLQIACVVEDDKVGTDMLEEEITKFEDYVQSVDVAAFNKI encoded by the exons ATGGCAACGAAGACCCCGCAGTGTTGCGTAGCCGATATGTCGGATCCTAATAAGCCTTCCGGCCTTAACCAGGCGGACGCTTCTTCCGCCAAGCAGTGCCGAAGCAGCCAGCACAACGGCGGAACGTCGTCGTCCTCTCCGGAAAGCGGAAGCTCCAACGGAGAGACGAAGCGAAGTGGCAAAAGGCGTCGCAGCAAGAAATGCTCGTCGAGACCCGACGATCACGCGGAAGTGAATGCGAGCAAAACGCGAGATAAacccgacgacgacgacgacagcgGCGACGACGCCGAGCGCCAAGCCGGCCTGATGGCGGAATGCGCCAACGTGTGGTTTCAGCGCAGCGTTTACGAGCGAGCCGAGAGTCTCTACCAGCGCTGGCTGGCCAACTCCACCAAAGTCGAGTTGAACGGGTCGACGTCGCGAGACGACCCGTcgtcgacgacgacgacgacgaaacCGCCCGAGAAGAAAAGTTTGAAGCGAGCTCAGGTGAAAGAATCCTCGCAGTTGAGCATCATCGACGAAGCGCCGACTCCCGTCGTCGTCGCCGCCGCTCGCCCGCCGCTCAACGGTCTGTCGCCCGTTTTGGCGCAAATGTTTCGAGACGTGTGGCTGGAGAAGCCGCGGTACGACCGCGCCGAAGCGGCCTTCTACCAAAACATGCACGGCAACAACTCGTCCAAAAAGCAAACGCCGCCGCCAAGATTCCTCCAAGAGGAAGTGGAGGGCAAACGAGCGGCGCCGCAGGGCAAAGCCGAAGTTTTCCACGCGCTGCACCCGatccaggaggaggaggagccaagCGAGACGCTCGCCAAGCGCCATCTCGCCGTTTGCTGCTACTTCCTTCACCCCGACAGCGAGCGCGCGTGGTTGGACAAGTGGAGGTACGACGCGGCCGAGGTCCGTTTCCACGCAGCCGAGGCGGCGGTGCCAAAGGAAGGCGGGGCCAAAACGGACGCCTCGGCGATTGGCTTCACTGGCCCGTTAAGGGAAAA CAACATGAGCGCCGTCAACTTCCTGCGCCAGGAGAAGATCTGGTTCGACAAAAGTCGCTACGATGAGGCGGAGCGACGCTTCTTCGAGCGCGTCCACTGCGCCTCGCGAGCCACGCCCACCGTCTGC AGcacctgcagcagcagcagcgcagCTGATCAGGAACTCATCTCTCGGATCAAAAGCCTGGAGCAGGAGAACAAAACCTTACATAGAG TGGTGGAAGACTTGAGGGCGTCGCTTTCCAAGCTGGAAAGTCGAGTAAGCGTCTTGGAGAAAAGCCCGGCAGCCGGCACCGCGGCTGCCTCGCCTTCAGTCCCCTACACAAAC GGAACTTGCATCCAGCAGACGGGCGTCCTCGCCAAAcaggatgacgacgacgacgacgatatcgaCTTGTTTGGCAGCGACGATGACGAAGAGGCGGAGAAACTCAAAGAGCAGAGGTTGAAAGAGTACGCCGAGCGAAAGGCCAAGAAACCGAGCATCGTCGCCAAGTCGTCCATCTTACTGGACGTCAAACCG tgggacGACGAGACGGACATGTCCAAGCTGGAGGAGTGCGTGCGCTCGGTGCGAGCCGACGGCCTGTTGTGGGGCGTGTCCAAACTGGTTCCCGTAGGTTACGGCATCAAGAAGCTCCAGATCGCGTGCGTGGTGGAAGACGACAAGGTCGGAACGGACATGCTGGAAGAAGAGATCACCAAGTTCGAAGACTAC GTTCAGAGTGTCGACGTTGCCGCTTTcaacaagatttaa
- the eef1db gene encoding eukaryotic translation elongation factor 1 delta b (guanine nucleotide exchange protein) isoform X3, which yields MSAVNFLRQEKIWFDKSRYDEAERRFFERVHCASRATPTVCDAGANAILQDIARARENIQKSLAGSTCSSSSAADQELISRIKSLEQENKTLHRVVEDLRASLSKLESRVSVLEKSPAAGTAAASPSVPYTNGTCIQQTGVLAKQDDDDDDDIDLFGSDDDEEAEKLKEQRLKEYAERKAKKPSIVAKSSILLDVKPWDDETDMSKLEECVRSVRADGLLWGVSKLVPVGYGIKKLQIACVVEDDKVGTDMLEEEITKFEDYVQSVDVAAFNKI from the exons ATGAGCGCCGTCAACTTCCTGCGCCAGGAGAAGATCTGGTTCGACAAAAGTCGCTACGATGAGGCGGAGCGACGCTTCTTCGAGCGCGTCCACTGCGCCTCGCGAGCCACGCCCACCGTCTGC GACGCGGGAGCGAACGCCATCCTTCAAGACATCGCTCGTGCCCGGGAGAACATTCAGAAGTCGCTTGCGGGA AGcacctgcagcagcagcagcgcagCTGATCAGGAACTCATCTCTCGGATCAAAAGCCTGGAGCAGGAGAACAAAACCTTACATAGAG TGGTGGAAGACTTGAGGGCGTCGCTTTCCAAGCTGGAAAGTCGAGTAAGCGTCTTGGAGAAAAGCCCGGCAGCCGGCACCGCGGCTGCCTCGCCTTCAGTCCCCTACACAAAC GGAACTTGCATCCAGCAGACGGGCGTCCTCGCCAAAcaggatgacgacgacgacgacgatatcgaCTTGTTTGGCAGCGACGATGACGAAGAGGCGGAGAAACTCAAAGAGCAGAGGTTGAAAGAGTACGCCGAGCGAAAGGCCAAGAAACCGAGCATCGTCGCCAAGTCGTCCATCTTACTGGACGTCAAACCG tgggacGACGAGACGGACATGTCCAAGCTGGAGGAGTGCGTGCGCTCGGTGCGAGCCGACGGCCTGTTGTGGGGCGTGTCCAAACTGGTTCCCGTAGGTTACGGCATCAAGAAGCTCCAGATCGCGTGCGTGGTGGAAGACGACAAGGTCGGAACGGACATGCTGGAAGAAGAGATCACCAAGTTCGAAGACTAC GTTCAGAGTGTCGACGTTGCCGCTTTcaacaagatttaa
- the naprt gene encoding nicotinate phosphoribosyltransferase gives MAAPCSGTRAAPERSILERAPALLTDLYQFTMAYAYWRAGRHREHSAFELFFREDPFCGCFTIFAGLDDCLLFLRDFRFTDRDVDFLRSVLPPATDPAFFRYLRSLDCCGVTLRSVPEGTVVFAREPLMEVAGPLAVVQLLETSLLCLVNYASLVCSNAARFRLASGPRRKLLEMGLRRAQGPDGGLTASRYSYIGGFDLTSNVQAGLLFGIPVAGTMAHSYVTSFTAIEEVSPTTLVDSNGGRDPVDFISLTRDWLARVCELLGAEPGKIHQGELAAFLSYAIAYPNNFLPVIDSYSVTCGLLSFCAVALALCELGYRPLGVRLDSGDLCKQSVDVRCVLTRCSEHFSTSAFDSLIIVGTNNISEQTMVELNETENAIDVVGVGTHLVTCTKQPSLGCVYKLVEVRGQPKMKISEDPQKSTVPGRKAVYRLIDADGHPFLDLLCLAVEPPPEAGRHVRCHPLAADGAPLSVTPVRVICLRQEMFAKGQVTRPLSSAAETKADVERSLQSLHPRHKRLQEPDSYTVALSERLFNLVTDLTRGSTKKNNFIMDN, from the exons atgGCAGCGCCTTGCAGCGGCACACGTGCGGCCCCGGAGAGGTCCATCCTGGAGCGGGCGCCGGCGCTGCTGACCGACCTGTACCAGTTCACTATGGCGTACGCGTACTGGCGCGCCGGGCGGCACCGCGAGCATTCGGCGTTCGAGCTGTTCTTCAGGGAGGACCCGTTTTGCGGTTGCTTCACGATCTTCGCCGGACTCGACGATTGTCTGCTTTTCCTGCGCGACTTCCGCTTCACGGACCGAG ATGTGGACTTCCTGCGGTCGGTTTTGCCGCCAGCGACTGACCCCGCCTTCTTCCGCTACCTGCGAAGTCTTGACTGTTGTGGCGTGACGCTGCGCTCTGTCCCGGAGGGCACGGTGGTCTTTGCTCGG GAGCCTCTGATGGAGGTTGCCGGTCCGCTGGCTGTGGTTCAGTTGCTGGAGACCAGTTTACTTTGTCTGGTCAACTACGCCAG CCTGGTTTGCAGTAACGCCGCCCGCTTCCGCCTGGCGTCCGGCCCCCGCAGGAAGCTGCTGGAGATGGGCCTCCGGAGGGCCCAGGGCCCCGACGGGGGTCTGACCGCGTCCCGATATTCCTACATCGGAG GCTTCGACCTGACCAGCAACGTTCAGGCCGGTTTGCTGTTCGGGATCCCCGTCGCGGGGACCATGGCGCACTCGTACGTCACCTCCTTCACGGCCATCGAGGAGGTCTCGCCGACA ACTCTCGTGGATTCGAACGGGGGCCGCGACCCGGTCGACTTCATCTCTCTGACCAGGGATTGGCTGGCGCGGGTGTGTGAGCTTTTGGGGGCGGAGCCCGGCAAGATCCACCAGGGCGAGCTGGCTGCCTTCCTGTCGTACGCCATCGCTTACCCCAACAACTTCCTGCCGGTGATCGACAGCTACAGCGTCACCTG CGGCCTGTTGAGCTTCTGTGCGGTGGCCCTGGCGCTGTGTGAACTGGGCTATCGGCCGCTGGGAGTTCGCTTGGACAGCGGCGACCTCTGCAAGCAATCGGTGGACGTGCGTTGCGTCCTGACGCGCTGCAGCGAGCA CTTTTCTACCTCCGCCTTCGATTCGCTGATCATTGTTGGGACAAATAACATCTCGGAGCAAACTATGGTGGAACTCAATGAAACG GAGAATGCGATCGATGTGGTCGGCGTGGGAACGCACCTGGTCACCTGCACCAAACAGCCGTCGCTGGGTTGCGTGTATAAG CTTGTGGAGGTGAGAGGTCAGCCCAAGATGAAGATCAGCGAAGATCCGCAGAAGAGCACCGTCCCAGGGAGGAAAGCCGTCTACAGGCTCATTGACGCTGACG GTCATCCTTTTCTGGATCTGTTGTGTTTGGCAGTGGAGCCTCCGCCGGAGGCAGGACGTCACGTCAGATGTCACCCTCTGGCTGCAGATGGCGCTCCTCTCTCTGTCACTCCAGTTCGGGTCATTTGTCTGCGCCAGGAAATGTTCGCCAAAGGGCAG GTGACGCGACCTTTGAGCAGCGCTGCAGAAACGAAAGCCGACGTCGAGCGCTCCCTCCAGAGCCTTCACCCTCGACACAAGCGACTGCAAGAGCCCGACTCGTACACA gtggcgctgtCGGAGAGGCTATTCAACTTGGTTACAGATCTCACAAGAGGCAGTACGAAGAAGAACAATTTTATCATGGACAATTAA